AGGAGGTACAACGGTCTGCACACGTGTATGGCCACATCGATATCAAGCGACCACAAGCAGCTTGATTATCATGTTATCTGTGCGAGAATCTATCCATTGGTTCGAGCTGATGCGTCGGTGTCTATTAAGGTGTTGCAAGAGGCCACGGAGGCGACTTATGGATTCATGCCTAGTTATCGGAAGGTgtggttggcgaagcagaaggcagtAGCGCAAATATATGgcgattgggaggagtcatatgCTAATCTACCACGGTGGATCCTTGGGGTCACATGCACGATGGAAGGTTCTGTTGCTCTACTGAAGACGTCCCCGGTTAGGGTGGGTGACCAAGTTGACGAGGATAGAGTTTTCTTTCATCGGATGTTCTGGACGTTTCCTCCGTGTATTGAGGCTTTCCGCCACTGTAAGCCGCTGATAAACATCGACGGCACACACCTGTATGGCAAATATGGCGGGACGTTGTTGTTGGCGATCGCACAGGATGGTAAGTCGAACATTTTGCCTGTTGGGTTTGCACTCGTGGAGGGAGAGAACGCAGATTCTTGGTCGTACTTTCTATCGAACCTTAGAAGGCATGTCACTCCACAGCAAGGTATTCTCGTGATCTCTGACAGACACAACGGCATCAAGGCTGCATTAGAGAGCCCCGATAGTGGTTGGCAACCCCCCCATGCTTATCGGGCATTTTGTATTCGGCATGTTGCTGCAAATTTTGCCCTCACTTTCAAGGGGCAGGATGCGCGGAGGTGGTTGGTAAATGCCGCGTATGCGAAGACGGAAGCAGAATTTGACTATTGGTTTGATATAATGAGGACGGAGAACCCGGCCATGTGCGAATGGGCAAACAAAATGCCTTATGAGAGGTGGACACAGCATAAGGATGGTGGGAGAAGATACGGTCACATGACCACCAACATCTCTGAGTGTGTGAACTCTGTCTTAAAGGGCACAAGAAATCTCCCGGTGACGTCTCTGGTTAAGTCGACATATCTCCGGTTGGCCGAGTTGTTTGTTGTCCGTGGGCAGACGGCAGAGGCACAGTTAGGGTCCGGGCACCGGTTTTCACAGGTAGTAGTTAAGGCCATTGAGCGTAATCTGAAGGAAtcgaggtgcttcacggtgacagTGTTTGATAGGCATCAGCTTGACTATACTGTGGCTGAGACGACTCCCACCGGGAAATTCTCTTTGGGTAGCTATCGGGTTTCTCTGAGGGATCACACCTGCGATTGTGGATACTTCCAGGCGCTTCACTACCCCTGCTGCCATGCCCTCGCATGCTGTGCGCAGTCACGCCTAGATTGGGCAACTTATGTTGATGAGGTGTACACCATGTCTGAGGTCTTTAAGGTGTATGAGATGTCCTTTTCACCATGTATTCCAAAGGGGCTTTGGCCACCATATGACGGGCCGACGGTTATACCCGATCCGGGCATGAGAAGGGCTAGAGAAGGACGACCACGGTCCACCCGCATCCGCAACAACATGGACAAAGCCGACACCAGCCGACCTAAGAGGTGTGGTCTGTGCAGGCAGCCCGGTCATACCCGACGGGTTTGCCCTTAGCGAGGATCTACTAGTGGGATGTAGATTTATCTTTACTTATTTCGTTTGTCGTAGTTTCCGTGATAACAAACGTGTCTGCTTGTTATGAGTTTTAAGTTATTTGTTTTTAGTCTTTTCGTTTATCAGTTATGAGTTTTTAGTCTTTTTGTTTTGTCTTGTTAATGATAATATCGGTAGTTGTGTTTCACTTTTCTAGAGATATTGTGCTTAATTTCCATTTTAGCTAATAGATCGATAAAGAATAGACTGTCTCAACATAATCATAATGTAAAAACTGAACAATATAAAAGTCCTTCCAACAAGACTAAATATAAGGTCCAACGGGCATAAAACATAAAGTAACAAGTACCCAAAATAACAGTCATCCAAATATAAAAAACATAAAAGTCCTAAACCAATAGAACCGGCAATATGCGCAACGCCGTTCAGTCGGTACAGGTTCCTGCCTGCCATGATAACTCGCCAGAAGTCGCCGCTGAGGAACCTCGGGCCCGCTCACAACTTGCTCTGACTTCTCTCTACAAtttcctctctctagaaaactcctCAAACCTTCTAAACACATAATCCGCGGCTGCAACCACGGTTTATATAGGCAAACCatcacacgtaaaccgctactggcagtagcggtttacacacacgcacacacacacgTAACCGCTActgccagcagcggtttacacacacgcacttacacgtaaaccgctactgccagtagcggtttacacacacacactcacacgtaaaccgctactgccagtagcggtttacacacacacacactcacacgtaaaccgctactggtagtagcggtttacataaaatatagaaacaatgcatttgcgtattAAAAACTGAAACAATGTATTTACGTAATATTGGGAATCAAACAATTTAAATGCGTAAATTGCCCTATTTTTGACGTACCTAACATGTTCCCTATTATTACANNNNNNNNNNNNNNNNNNNNNNNNNNNNNNNNNaataaaaataataataataataataataataataataataataataataataataataataatttgtaaTCTAAATCAATTTTGCCATCGTATACAGTACTTGTTTGGAGTTTTTTTGATCCATGTGCCTCAATTTTGAATTGTGAAGGTCAATTCAATTGGTAAATGGTAGTAAATTAGCCATAATTCAATGATTTAATTTATGCATGATTTTTAGCTAGGGGCTAAAAAAACAAATAGATAGTTCCAAATTGATAGAAAGATTCAAaagtatattaaaaaaattaagtggTAATTAAATTCATCATTTCTTTAATATCcatatttaacatatataatatatttgaaaaactaaaaaattcaattaaaaaaacatAACTACAATTCTTGAAATTAAATTAGATGAATCGAATTTGttgtacataaaaaataataaatataatattacgAATTATGAATTCATTTGAAAGAAGGAAACGTGCATTCATGTCATATCGTTTCAaagtttattaattattttttgatggaataatttctttaattttcagaTCTCTTCTGCCGTTTTCAAACTCTTCGTATTTTATGTATTACTTTATTGTAAAGTAGGTTACTCATGTTTGATTAATAACTAATAAGCTTACAAAAGTGTTTATTCAACGTCATTCTATTTTTTAATGTCACAATTAAATATATGACAGTATAAATTAAAGCTGGACCATCATGTTGCAACGTATTAATCTAATTAAAACTTCTGGAAATTGTTTAGTATGTATCACTGATCTGAATGCGAAAGCCTGATGATGCTAACTATAAAGCTAcaagatattattattattattatcataatTAATTAAGATGTGACTATATTATATGATTCTAATAGAAGTATATAATATATGAAGAACAGAACAAAATTAGTTAGAAGGTGGCCAAACGTGAAGTCCATGCACAATTCACAACTAATCATAAATCATGGAACATGGATCACCAACTTCAGCAGCAATTGAAGTTATCACATAGAAAACCAGAAACCACACATACACAAAAAATTGAGACCATATGTTATAACTTTAATTCAAACTATTAAAAATTAGGTAAACAATTAAATTaatctttgaaaaataaaatattttttaaatttgtctttaaattttttttcaatcaaattagtttatcaaaaaattaaaagttaaTCATATTTGTCATTTAatcattttattaataatttttttaatagttgATATTGTAAAATGTTAATTGACAACACATATTAGACCTAATATGTCTAATTGAACATTAACCTAATATGTCTAATTGGACATTAATCAAATatgtttataaaattttattactttacttatttttctcaattatataaaggtttaattacttaattgaaaaaaaaattggtacagagactcaattaaaaagaaaaaaatataaggacctaattaaaaattttgcgaaactataggaaccaatagagtaattaaaccttatatAAACTCTATTCCCAAAATGACATAGCGACTAAactaataaattttcataaatacaTTTGGTCAGCGTCGAAGCGTCCAATCGAACATGTTATGTGTCCTGTATTCTATTAGTTAACATTTTACATTATCAATAGTTGACAGAAATTATTAATGGAATAactaaaagataaatatgattaatttataatctttgaaaaaataatttaattgataaaatcTGTTAAGAGAATGAATTTAGAGAAAATCTCAATTTTTATGTCACCCATTAAGTATTTATGTAGATAAGGGAAAATGGTTAGTTCAGAGTTATTAATGTGAGATAGCTCTATGGTTGAGGCCAATTTATAGCGTTAGGCTCTGCACAAATTCTGATTCACTTTCTTACTTCTCTGCCTCCCAAGTAACATGATGTCACATGTATGAACCTTTGGCAGAATTGGAACACCATTGTGTTTCAGACTTTCAGTTTCATCCTAAATTTGCAATTAttcttaagaaaaaaaaaaatcttaatatCTTTATCTGTGTTCTCTTCACTTCTCTATATGTCTCTATCTCCATTGGTTACTACTCACATGTCACAAAAGAAAAGAACtctcctctcttttctctctttgcATTGAGGATTGGGCTACTTGGGTTGTTAAAAGTTCCAAACTTTGTCTCATTTCTTTTCATGGTGGTCCATTCCCTTGTGCTTGGTTTTGGTTTTGACAACCCCTTTTCatcattttctttttcctttcattctGTGCCATGGCGTTAATACTACCCAAATGATGATGCTGGAAGTGCAAGTGTAGCAAAGTAAGCAAATGCATTTACGTTAAAGCTTTGAGCTTTTGCAAGTTTAAAGTTGAATGAACCATAAGAAAAAAAGAGGGTGTTTGACAAGACAACCCCTTGAGCTCATTGAAGGTCTTAGTTTTCATGCATATGTTCACATTGCCTGGTTTTTGAGGATATTTTTTCTTgttattctctttttcttttttaatcatATAAAGTTTTGTTATTCCCAATGAGGAACTGTTACGAGCTTGACTCTACAGGGTTTTCATTTTGTTTACTACAATAATATTAAACAGAAAAGTGTATGATATGTTGATATCTTTGTTTTATATTCTTATTTTTTAGCTTAATGTTCAATGTCCAATAGAGTAGAATGATAGAAAAACAATATATGATAATAGAGAAAAAGAAAGGTTTGGATCTCATCCCTAGtgtcttttttctcttctttgtttgatAGTTGCCAAATTATGTTTCTGTatcttctaaaccaacaagatgTCAGGTACCAGTTCTTTCTTGTGGCTTGTCTCTCACATTGTTTtggatttcttctttttcttcattcatCCAAATCACTGTTTTTCTACTTTTTAATTGAAATGACATTTGGGACTGTGCAGAGTGAAAAAACTAGTACTGAACTTTGAGTGGCTCAGAGAGCTAAAATAACCTTTATCTTAAGTCATATCAGTGGCAATTGAAACTCATGGTTACTGTTTCTTTTGGTGTAGAGGGGTTCCTCTAAGGTCATGTCAACAGTAAATCCAGCTAGTTGGATCCATGTTTTGACTTGGAGGTTGATTTGAAGGCTCAAAGGCAAAGCCAATGCAAAACTGAAAAGGCATGTTCTTTGGTTCAGTGAGCAGTGCTTTTCAATCTTCATGGATTTCTTTTTTCTCACACTTGAAATCTACATTGCACTGTGAGCTGGGGAATGCAGCATGTTGCTTTCTGAGCCAAAAGGGTCACATGGATTCTTCACGGATTTGATACTATTTTGGGAACCTAGCTACATGCAGAAACCATCTTGTTCTTGAGTGAAGAAAAAGCAAGTTCATGAGGAAGTTAAAAAGAGGAGTTGTTTGCATTTGATTAAAAAGGTCTTATTACTGGTTTCTCTGCTATTGCTTGATGATTGAAAAGGTGGGGTGGGGCCAAAGGAGTGAATTTGATCATGTTCATCTGATACgcttctccaacttcttgtttaGTATATACAAATACATGTCTTTGATGGTTATTCACTGAAACCTGTTATAGCTTTTGTGGgattgttggtggtggtggtggtagtggtggtggtggtggtgatgatgagtcGAGAACAGCATAAGCGAGGGAAGGAAGAAAAAGGTTCAGATGGTGCTGAGAAGGTTATTGTTGCTGTTAAGGCATCAAAGGAAATTCCAAAGACAGCACTTGTTTGGTCTCTGACTCATGTTGTTCAACCTGGGGATTGCATTACACTAATAGTGGTTGTGCCTTCTTCACAAAGTTTTGGTAAACCTTCTATTTGCTTCCATATGCTCATTGTTTCTGtgctttctttcctttttgtcaGATAATACTTCTCTTTTACAAAGTACTGAATAGTTTAGATGCTGTCCTATGTGGCACTCACAGGTTCTAGCATTcaagttgttattattgttgattgagaattttgAAACATAGCTATTTTGTTTGGTATCTTTTACCTGAATATTTTTGTGCAAATATGCAGGAAGAAGATTATGGGGTTTTCCAAGGTTTGCTGGTGACTGTGCCAACACTCAAAAGAAATCTCATTCTCCAACTAGTTCAGAGCAGAAGAGTGAGATTACTGATTCTTTCTCTCAGATGATTCTTCAGCTCCATGACATCTATGATCCAAATAAGGTTAGAATCCTTTGATGTATGTATTGTTAGGTTCATCTTTGTTGCTGTTTCAGTATCATTATTTTAAAACTGTTTTCCTTGTTCAACAGATAAATGTCAAGATTAAAATTGTTTCTGGATCACCTTGTGGAGCAGTGGCTGCAGAAGCTAGAAAGGCCCAAGCCAATTGGGTTGTATTAGACAAGTAATTAGTGATAACAAAATTGATGAATTCTCAATTCCTGGTTTAATTTACAATTTTATTGATCTGAGATGATAGTTTTTTGCTTTTGGTATTTATTTTGGTTGTGCTTTCTTTGCAGGCAgctaaaacaagaagaaaagcagTGTATGGAAGAGCTGCATTGCAACATTGTTGTTATGAAACAATCCCAAGCGAAAGTGCTCCGGTTGAATTTGAATGGATCACAAAAGAAGGATCTTGAAGAAGCAGCTCCATTACATTCCAAGCAAGATGGGAAGCTTGGAAGACAAGCCAAGAATAAGAATGATTCTTTGAGTTCCATAAAAGGAGCAGTTGTCACCCCAACTAGTAGTCCAGATGTAGGGACGCCTTCTACTGCGACTGAAGCCGGTACTTCATCTGTTTCAAGCTCTGATCCTGGAACTTCACCATTCTTTGTTTCTGAGATGAATAATGGTGAGTCAAAGAAAGAGGAAACTATTAAACGAAATGAAGAAGTTGATGCTAGTTCAGACTCGGATAGCGAAAAGTTGTCCCTATCCTCAGCAACCTTGAGATTCCAACCATGGATCAAAGATTTACTTTTATGCAAACAATCATCTCAATGCAGAGAAGAAGGATGCCATAGCAAGAATCAAACATCCACAGCTAGAGCTTTGATGGAAAAGTTCTCAAGGCTAGAAAGAGAAGCTGAAATGGAGATCTCAAGCCATATGAATGAGTTGGATTTGAGTGGAAATGTAAGAGAAGCAATAACATTATCAAGAAATGCTCCACCTGGTCCACCTCCATTGTGTTCAATATGCCAACACAAGGCTCCTGTTTTTGGGAAACCTCCAAGGTGGTTCAGCTATGCGGAGTTGGAACTCGCTACGAGTGGATTCTCTCAAGCTAATTTCTTGGCAGAAGGGGGATTTGGCTCTGTTCACAGAGGGGTCTTACCTGATGGACAAGTCATTGCTGTGAAGCAGCATAAACTGGCTAGTTCTCAGGGTGATGTTGAATTTTGCTCAGAGGTTGAAGTCCTCAGCTGTGCTCAGCATCGAAACGTTGTAATGCTCATTGGATTCTGTATTGAGAATAAGAGAAGGTTGCTGGTTTATGAGTACATATGTAATGGATCTCTGGACACTCACTTATATGGTAATTTTACTTGCTTCTGCTTCTAACTTTTGAGTTGGTTTGAACTTATTGAAGTAATTCTAGATGCTAAGTTCATATAATTGTAAACTGACATTATTTTTTCAGGGAAAAAACAGGAACCATTAGAATGGTCAGCGCGTCAAAGAATTGCCGTTGGAGCTGCTAGAGGCTTGAGATATCTTCATGAGGAGTGCAGAGTAGGCTGCATTATCCACCGTGACATGCGGCCGAATAACATTCTTATCACCCATGATTTTGAGCCACTGGTAGGTGAAAAGGAAGACCTTTAGTACATCATCCTCTGCAGTTTCTTTTTTCATGAAAACATTGTGTTGAATTGTGCAATGCAAGGTTGGTGATTTTGGGCTAGCAAGGTGGCAGCAACATAGAGACACTGGTGTGGAAACTAGAGTGATTGGAACATTTGGGTAATTATTTTTTCATCATCTAACTTGTCATTGTAATATAACAAACATGCAACTAACTATGCTCTAATTTGTTGATATTCTGTTCTGTTTTTAGGTATTTGGCTCCTGAATATGCTCAAAGCGGCCAAATAACAGAAAAGGCTGATGTTTACTCCTTTGGGGTGGTATTGGTGGAGCTTGTTACCGGACGAAAAGCTGTCGATCTTAGCAGGCCGAAGGGGCAGCAATGTCTTACTGAATGGGTGAGTTAAGGGAGGACTATTAATATATTGGTGAAAATTCACGTGCAGTTGTCTTCTTGCAAAGATGATTTTTAAGAGTTTAGTTTAGTCAAATATATCAAATCACCTAACGTTTCTTAACTATTATCTTCAGACGAAGACAACTGCATGTGAATAGTCACCTTATATTATGTctaagatctttgcatcatttcaAGAGTATAAATGTTAATATGAAAACTTGTATTATGAAGGCACGACCATTGCTAGCAGAATATGCAATTGAGGAACTAATTGATCCGAGATTGGGAAATAACTATGCAGAAAATGAGGTCAATTGCATGCTTCATGCAGCTTCATTATGCATGAGGAGAGATCCTTATTCCAGACCACGCATGTCACAGGTGAACAAAACCATCATGTTTCTAAGCAAGTTTTACTTTGATTTAATCAGCTACATGATGTAATCCTAACTCTTTTGTTTGTATTAGGTTCTCAGAATACTGGAGGGTGACATGATCATGGACACAAATTACATTACAGCTACCACTCCCACCACCACATAAAGATgatatattttcttgttttaagaATGTCATGTAATTTTGTACTTGTATTCTGATCTGTACAGTATAGTAGGAAACTAGGATAGTGTCCAATAAGTAGAAGCAGCCTTTTGTGCTTTTTCAGGTACAGTTACAATGTCTTCCAATTTTACAGTGAGAATGTGAAATGTCTTTAGATGTGTGGTGTATGTTACATCAATTGCCTaatgttttaattgtttaaagAGTAAATTAACCGTTTTCAGTTTGATCtctaaaaaaaatacacaaaagatTAGTTTAATCTTAAGAAAAACTTGTCATGTTAAGTTAATCTTTAAAAAAGATACACATAATATTAGTTTAATTTCTAAAAAGTTTATGATACTTATTTGTTCCTAAAAGGTacacatgatttttttttttttaataaagataggagactcgaacccacaacctgTTAATTGAGTATagagagattatgccatttgagttataactcattggctaaaAGATACACATGATTACTTCTATtcttcgaaaataaaaaatatataattaaagtgAGACAAAAACTAAAAAGTTATgtatttattgagtttaattgtTTCTACAGTCATTTAATTAATCACATGTTTCTTTAGATAGTTATTTTTGTCCATTTCATTTTTTGTAATTAGAtgtatgtataaaattattttatattgatagtatatttaaattaaattttttattaaaaaataattaaaaaaacttCTGCActgctaataaattaattataaattttagttttGCTAAAAtgtatttcaaaatcttattttaagaatatcataaaaaatatttgaataaaatttttaaaatttttgatataTTACGTATATCAAAAAgtagaaactcaggtgcagtctacttcatatgaagttgataattgagagtcgatagactaaatttttatctaacaactattagttatcaacttcacataaaatcGCCTGCAGGTAAGTTTTTACTGTATCAAAaacttaaatttatatatattagaCAACCAGTCAAACGGAGTTAATTAACTTTTCTCCACACCaaagaaaaggagagaaaaaaaaaaaaaaaagagtcaacaACAAACAAAGGgagaaaagaaattaagaaacaGTGACGGCATAACGCAGTGAATCTTCTTACTCCGTTGGGTTAGGGTTCGCTGTGAATCTTCTTCAACCTCATTTGATTCGCCA
The DNA window shown above is from Arachis ipaensis cultivar K30076 chromosome B08, Araip1.1, whole genome shotgun sequence and carries:
- the LOC107610291 gene encoding uncharacterized protein LOC107610291; translated protein: MATSISSDHKQLDYHVICARIYPLVRADASVSIKVLQEATEATYGFMPSYRKVWLAKQKAVAQIYGDWEESYANLPRWILGVTCTMEGSVALLKTSPVRVGDQVDEDRVFFHRMFWTFPPCIEAFRHCKPLINIDGTHLYGKYGGTLLLAIAQDGKSNILPVGFALVEGENADSWSYFLSNLRRHVTPQQGILVISDRHNGIKAALESPDSGWQPPHAYRAFCIRHVAANFALTFKGQDARRWLVNAAYAKTEAEFDYWFDIMRTENPAMCEWANKMPYERWTQHKDGGRRYGHMTTNISECVNSVLKGTRNLPVTSLVKSTYLRLAELFVVRGQTAEAQLGSGHRFSQVVVKAIERNLKESRCFTVTVFDRHQLDYTVAETTPTGKFSLGSYRVSLRDHTCDCGYFQALHYPCCHALACCAQSRLDWATYVDEVYTMSEVFKVYEMSFSPCIPKGLWPPYDGPTVIPDPGMRRAREGRPRSTRIRNNMDKADTSRPKRCGLCRQPGHTRRVCP
- the LOC107614063 gene encoding inactive protein kinase SELMODRAFT_444075 produces the protein MMSREQHKRGKEEKGSDGAEKVIVAVKASKEIPKTALVWSLTHVVQPGDCITLIVVVPSSQSFGRRLWGFPRFAGDCANTQKKSHSPTSSEQKSEITDSFSQMILQLHDIYDPNKINVKIKIVSGSPCGAVAAEARKAQANWVVLDKQLKQEEKQCMEELHCNIVVMKQSQAKVLRLNLNGSQKKDLEEAAPLHSKQDGKLGRQAKNKNDSLSSIKGAVVTPTSSPDVGTPSTATEAGTSSVSSSDPGTSPFFVSEMNNGESKKEETIKRNEEVDASSDSDSEKLSLSSATLRFQPWIKDLLLCKQSSQCREEGCHSKNQTSTARALMEKFSRLEREAEMEISSHMNELDLSGNVREAITLSRNAPPGPPPLCSICQHKAPVFGKPPRWFSYAELELATSGFSQANFLAEGGFGSVHRGVLPDGQVIAVKQHKLASSQGDVEFCSEVEVLSCAQHRNVVMLIGFCIENKRRLLVYEYICNGSLDTHLYGKKQEPLEWSARQRIAVGAARGLRYLHEECRVGCIIHRDMRPNNILITHDFEPLVGDFGLARWQQHRDTGVETRVIGTFGYLAPEYAQSGQITEKADVYSFGVVLVELVTGRKAVDLSRPKGQQCLTEWARPLLAEYAIEELIDPRLGNNYAENEVNCMLHAASLCMRRDPYSRPRMSQVLRILEGDMIMDTNYITATTPTTT